GGAAAGCGTGCCGCCCCAAAAGATGAACTTGGCGAGCTTTTCGCTCATACCCCCTCCTTTCCGGGAAAAGCCCGTAGGAGCTTCCCCGGTTTCATCATCGGAGAGGTTTTTGCAACGAACTTTGCGCTAGCGCAAACTCCTAGAGGAGCACCAGCTCCTTTTGGATGGGTCCGTACACCTGAGGCTTGCCGTCGTGGGTGATGAACACGTTGATTTCGGTGCGCACCGCCATTTCCCCAGGGAGGTAAATGCCTGGCTCAATAGAAAAGCACAGGCCGGGAACCAGCAGGCGGTTGTCCCGGGTTTCCAGGTTGTCCAGGTTGGCGCCGTTGCCGTGCACTTCGGTGCCGATGTTGTGGCCGGTCCGGTGCACGAAGTACGGGCCGTAGCCGGCCTTTTCGATGACCTGGCGGGCAGCATCGTCCACCTCGTAACCGGCAAGTGGCTGACCCTGGGCAAAGCGCTCCTGTACCAACGCCAGCGCCGCATCGCGAGCCTGGCAGGCGAGGCGGAAGATCTCGCTGTACTTGGCCGGAGGGTTTTCCCCCACAAAGGCACACCAGGTGATGTCGTAAAAAACCGCGTTGGGTTCTTTGAGCTTGGCCCAAAGGTCCACAAGCAGCGTGTCGCCCAGCTTGATGGGGCGGGCGTTTTCCGGGGTCGGCTCGAAGTGCGGATCGGCGGGTTGTTCGTTGGTGCCCACAATGGGGTACTCCCCCTGGCAGGTGAGCCCTTCTTCTTCAAAGCGGCGAACGATGAACTGCTGCACGTCGTAAGCGGTGATAACGTGCCCGCCCCGCACCTTTTGGCTCACCAGGGCAAACGCTTCGTCCTTGATGCGGTGGATCTTCTCGCCGGCTTTCACGTGGCTTTCCAGCTGCTCGGGGGTTAAAACCGCCTCGAAAACCTGCACCAGAGGGGCCGAGGAAACCACCTCCACGCCGGCGGCCCGCACCAGCTCCACGGTGCCGGCATCCACGATGGAAACGTAAGGGACGTCCCCCCGGGGGGAGTACTGCATGGCCACCGTGGACAGGCCGTCCAGCATGCCCCGCAGGTGGTCCAAAAGCTCGCGCCAGGAGCGGTACACCCGCTTTTCTCCAGGGAGAGCATCCAGCTTGCCCGCCTCCACTGCCGAAACCAGCTTCACCGGCGGGCCGCTTTTGGGTACCAGGTAAAACCAGCGGCGGGAGGTGAACTTGCCAAACTCCAAACCCAAAATGCGGTAAGAAATGGGGTCCCGATTGTGGAAGTCGAAGAAAAGCCAGCCGTCAATACCGGCTTTGGCAAGCTCCGCTTGGATTCGGGCGATCCTCTCCACAGTGTCCTCCTGCCCCTGCGGGCGCCCCAGTCTAGCCCAGGTTGACGCCCACCGCCATGCCGGGACTTCCGGGCGGTTAAAATCCCCCCGAGGAGGACTTATGGCCAACTGGTACTTCCTTTACGGTTCCAACCGCATGGGGCCCCTGGACGACGCCGCCGCCCGGGCGCAAGCGGCAGCCAACCCCCAAGGCTTCGCCTGGCGGGAAGGGCTTCCGGACTGGGTGCCCATTCGCTCGCTCCCGGAGCTCAACCCCGGTGCTGCCCCGGTACCACCCCCCGCTCCCAGAACCGCCCGCGCCGATGAAATTGACTACCGCATTGTGGGGCAGGAAATGCAGTTTGTGGAGGTGGAGCTGGACCCCGGGGAGTCGGCCATTGCCGAAGCCGGGGCCATGATGTACAAGGACCCGGCGGTGGTCATGGAAACGGTCTTTGGCGATGCGTCCAGGGAAAGCGGTCTCATGGACAAGCTGCTTTCCGCTGGCAAACGCTTGCTCACCGGCGAAAGCCTGTTCATTACGCTTTTCACCAACAAAGGAACAGGAAAGGCGCGGGTGGCCTTTGCTGCGCCCTATCCCGGCACCATCTTGCCCATCAACCTCCCCGATGTGGGAGGCCAGCTGGTGTGCCAGAAGGACTCCTTCTTGGCGGCCGCCCGCGGGGTTTCCATTGGCATTTTCTTCCAGAGGAAAATTCTCACCGGCCTTTTTGGTGGTGAGGGCTTCATCATGGAAAAGCTGGAAGGCGATGGCCTAGCCTTTGTGCACGCCGGCGGCACGGTGGTGGAACGCCACCTGGCCCCCGGCGAAAGCCTGCACGTGGACACCGGCTGCGTGGTGGCCTTCGAGCCCACCGTGGATTTCGACATCCAAACCGTCGGCGGGGTGAAGTCCATGCTGTTTGGCGGGGAGGGGGTTTTCTTTGCCAACCTCCGGGGACCAGGCCGAGTCTGGCTGCAGTCCCTGCCGTTCTCCCGCCTGGCGGGGAGGATGCTGCAGGCCACACTGCCAGGAAGGCGGCGGGAAGAAGGCTCGGTCCTTGGCCCCCTGGGCAACATCCTGGACGGGGACGGGTATTAAGCCGAGTATACTTGCCCACCATGGCTTCGGTGGTGGTCACCGGTGTAGGTCTGGTCACAGCGTTGGGAAAGAACCGGGAAAGCACATGGCAAGCCTTGCTTTCCGGAGCTACCGGCGTCCGGCCCCTGACGCTGTTCGATGCCACCGGCTATCGCAGCCAGATGGCCGCGCAGGTGGACGTGGTCAGCCTGGAGCTTTCGGGCATTCCCGAAAAAGCGCGCCGCCATGCGTCCCGAGCCAGCCTCATGGCCCTCGCGGCGGCCCAGGAAGCCCTCCGCCAGGCGGATCTGCACCCATCTTTCGGGGCTTCGTGGCCGGTGGTCTTTGGTGGCGGAGCTGCAGGTCTCTTTGAAGCCGAAGGCTTTTTTGCCCACCGCCTGAGAAAAGGACCCAAAGCCCGGGGGCTTACGGAGTTCCTGGAGGTCCCCCAGGACGTGGTGGCCGATCGGGTGGCGCTGGCCTGGGGGCTTTCCGGTGAGCGCCTCACCATCACCACCGCCTGCTCTTCTTCCACCCTGGCCGTGGGGGTGGGGGCAGCGCGGGTGGCCGCCGGGGAAGCTGATGTGGTGGTGGCGGGGGGCGCGGACGCCCTCTGTCGGCTCACCTTTGCCGGCTTCAACTCGCTGCGGGCGGTGGATCCCGAGCCCGCCAAGCCCTTCGATCGCCGCCGCCAGGGACTTTCCCTGGGGGAAGGGGCAGCGGTTTTGATCCTGGAAGATGAAACCCACGCCCGACGCCGTGGTGCTAAACCCCTTGCCCGCATCCTGGGCTACGGTGTTACCAACGACGCCTTCCACATGACGCAACCGGAGCCCACCGGCACCGCCTGGGCCCGCACCGTACGGGCGGCCTTGGACGCCGCTCAGCTCGCTCCCGAAGACGTGGGCTACATCAACGC
The genomic region above belongs to Thermoanaerobaculum aquaticum and contains:
- a CDS encoding M24 family metallopeptidase, with protein sequence MERIARIQAELAKAGIDGWLFFDFHNRDPISYRILGLEFGKFTSRRWFYLVPKSGPPVKLVSAVEAGKLDALPGEKRVYRSWRELLDHLRGMLDGLSTVAMQYSPRGDVPYVSIVDAGTVELVRAAGVEVVSSAPLVQVFEAVLTPEQLESHVKAGEKIHRIKDEAFALVSQKVRGGHVITAYDVQQFIVRRFEEEGLTCQGEYPIVGTNEQPADPHFEPTPENARPIKLGDTLLVDLWAKLKEPNAVFYDITWCAFVGENPPAKYSEIFRLACQARDAALALVQERFAQGQPLAGYEVDDAARQVIEKAGYGPYFVHRTGHNIGTEVHGNGANLDNLETRDNRLLVPGLCFSIEPGIYLPGEMAVRTEINVFITHDGKPQVYGPIQKELVLL
- a CDS encoding TIGR00266 family protein, giving the protein MANWYFLYGSNRMGPLDDAAARAQAAANPQGFAWREGLPDWVPIRSLPELNPGAAPVPPPAPRTARADEIDYRIVGQEMQFVEVELDPGESAIAEAGAMMYKDPAVVMETVFGDASRESGLMDKLLSAGKRLLTGESLFITLFTNKGTGKARVAFAAPYPGTILPINLPDVGGQLVCQKDSFLAAARGVSIGIFFQRKILTGLFGGEGFIMEKLEGDGLAFVHAGGTVVERHLAPGESLHVDTGCVVAFEPTVDFDIQTVGGVKSMLFGGEGVFFANLRGPGRVWLQSLPFSRLAGRMLQATLPGRRREEGSVLGPLGNILDGDGY
- a CDS encoding beta-ketoacyl-[acyl-carrier-protein] synthase family protein produces the protein MASVVVTGVGLVTALGKNRESTWQALLSGATGVRPLTLFDATGYRSQMAAQVDVVSLELSGIPEKARRHASRASLMALAAAQEALRQADLHPSFGASWPVVFGGGAAGLFEAEGFFAHRLRKGPKARGLTEFLEVPQDVVADRVALAWGLSGERLTITTACSSSTLAVGVGAARVAAGEADVVVAGGADALCRLTFAGFNSLRAVDPEPAKPFDRRRQGLSLGEGAAVLILEDETHARRRGAKPLARILGYGVTNDAFHMTQPEPTGTAWARTVRAALDAAQLAPEDVGYINAHGTGTEQNDPAECAAYLQVFGDRLAKIPVSSVKGAVGHCLCAAGGIEAAITVLALNRGLLPPTANFQEPDPACPLDPIPGTARQQQVEVALSSSFAFGGNSAVLVLGRA